A section of the Candidatus Woesearchaeota archaeon genome encodes:
- the gnd gene encoding decarboxylating 6-phosphogluconate dehydrogenase, whose protein sequence is MNSKGSSSRKKKRDASPAAPKTLTRRSGRVGFIGMGRMGGNMALSLLEKGWRLVVFDRDEKSKAGIVKAGAAGASSVPGLAAALKKPRVVWIMVPAGKPVDSVIAELLPVLEPGDLVIDGGNSFFQDSQRRERLLKRRGVHFLDVGTSGGVDGARRGACMMIGGEKRAFEQVELLFRDLCVKDGYGFVGGPGAGHFIKMVHNGIEYGMMAAIAEGLEVVKQVSGTFHIDLGEVAKVYAHGSIIESKLMTWTFESIKEEGFLEGIAGSVPKGETEDEMAFLEKMGGLTVLAAARKLRVASRKKPSFAGKLMAAMRNKFGGHAVKKKR, encoded by the coding sequence ATGAACTCGAAAGGCAGTAGTTCTAGAAAGAAAAAGAGAGACGCGAGCCCGGCGGCTCCGAAGACGTTGACGAGGAGAAGCGGGCGCGTTGGATTCATTGGCATGGGCAGGATGGGCGGAAATATGGCGTTGAGCCTTCTTGAGAAGGGATGGCGGTTGGTCGTCTTTGATCGTGACGAGAAAAGCAAGGCCGGCATTGTCAAGGCAGGCGCGGCAGGTGCTAGTAGCGTGCCCGGCCTCGCTGCTGCGTTGAAGAAGCCCCGGGTCGTGTGGATTATGGTGCCTGCGGGCAAGCCCGTTGACAGCGTCATTGCTGAGCTCCTGCCTGTTTTGGAGCCGGGCGACCTCGTCATTGACGGAGGAAACTCTTTTTTTCAAGATTCGCAAAGAAGGGAGCGTTTGCTGAAGAGGCGTGGCGTGCACTTCCTCGATGTTGGAACGAGTGGCGGTGTTGACGGTGCTCGCCGCGGCGCGTGCATGATGATTGGAGGAGAGAAGCGCGCGTTTGAGCAAGTCGAGCTTCTCTTTCGCGACTTGTGTGTGAAGGACGGGTACGGCTTCGTAGGAGGGCCTGGTGCGGGGCACTTCATAAAAATGGTTCATAACGGAATTGAGTATGGCATGATGGCCGCTATTGCTGAGGGGCTTGAAGTAGTGAAGCAGGTTTCAGGCACGTTCCATATTGATTTAGGAGAGGTTGCCAAGGTGTACGCGCACGGGAGCATTATTGAGAGCAAGCTCATGACGTGGACGTTTGAGAGCATCAAGGAAGAAGGCTTTCTTGAGGGCATTGCTGGCTCGGTTCCGAAAGGCGAAACAGAGGACGAAATGGCTTTTTTGGAAAAAATGGGTGGCTTGACGGTGCTCGCCGCGGCGCGCAAGCTCCGGGTGGCTTCGAGAAAGAAGCCGTCTTTTGCTGGAAAGCTCATGGCAGCGATGCGTAACAAGTTTGGCGGGCATGCTGTGAAGAAAAAAAGATGA
- a CDS encoding NAD(P)/FAD-dependent oxidoreductase, translating into MAMNLENVNEKKASGEYDIIVIGAGSGGLNIAGFMNRAGFRTLLIDRSDENIGGDCLNFGCVPSKALLHVARLCKAAREAKRYGLSVSGNASLAKAMAHVKASQDTIRQHENAEYFRRLGMDVVLGSARFAGKRSVVVGGRVFRGRKIVLATGSRPRMLSVPGLETVPHFTNETIFGLKRLPRRFLVVGGGPIGVELGQAFALLGSEVTILERGEQFLPKERGDLTALLRKQLEKDGVRVLFNASVERFVPKRGVFEALVRIGGQQKKSATLHVPFDAVLVSIGRELNITGLDLQKAGIALDPSGRKLVVDEYLRTTNKDVFVCGDVAGGYLFTHAAELHARVILSNIFKPRLLWSKLSYDHFAWVTYTSPEIATFGLSEDALKKRGVSFKTLAMDFSDDDRSITDEATEGKLVIFLGTRGRKKGRILGGSIVAQNAGELAQELILAMTTRTPVKALFGKTYPYPTASRVNRQVIAKDFAGKLTPFVKRVLHLLYR; encoded by the coding sequence ATGGCAATGAATTTGGAGAATGTGAATGAAAAAAAGGCGAGTGGCGAGTACGACATCATCGTGATCGGTGCAGGCTCGGGCGGGCTCAACATTGCTGGTTTCATGAACCGTGCGGGCTTTCGCACATTGCTTATTGACAGGAGTGACGAGAACATTGGCGGGGATTGTTTGAACTTCGGATGCGTTCCGAGCAAAGCACTCCTGCACGTTGCGCGGTTGTGTAAAGCCGCGAGGGAGGCGAAGCGGTATGGCTTGTCCGTTTCCGGAAATGCCTCCTTGGCGAAGGCGATGGCGCACGTGAAGGCAAGTCAAGACACGATTAGGCAGCATGAGAATGCAGAGTATTTTCGCCGGCTCGGAATGGATGTTGTGCTCGGCTCGGCCCGCTTTGCAGGGAAGCGAAGCGTCGTGGTTGGTGGCAGGGTGTTTCGGGGGAGGAAGATTGTGCTCGCGACAGGGAGCAGGCCGCGGATGCTTTCCGTGCCCGGCCTGGAGACGGTTCCTCACTTCACGAACGAAACAATTTTCGGGCTCAAGCGCTTGCCGAGGCGTTTCCTCGTCGTAGGTGGCGGGCCCATTGGTGTCGAGCTTGGCCAGGCGTTTGCGCTGCTCGGCTCGGAGGTGACGATTCTTGAGCGTGGCGAGCAGTTCCTGCCCAAGGAGCGAGGCGACCTTACTGCCTTGCTGAGAAAACAATTGGAGAAAGACGGGGTGCGGGTGCTCTTCAACGCGTCGGTTGAGCGTTTCGTGCCGAAGAGGGGCGTGTTTGAAGCGCTCGTTCGCATAGGAGGACAGCAAAAGAAGAGCGCAACGTTGCACGTGCCCTTCGACGCGGTCTTGGTGAGTATTGGGCGCGAGCTCAACATTACCGGCCTCGACCTCCAAAAAGCAGGTATTGCACTTGATCCTTCAGGAAGAAAGCTTGTTGTTGACGAGTACCTTCGCACAACGAACAAAGACGTGTTTGTGTGCGGCGACGTGGCAGGCGGGTACTTGTTCACGCATGCCGCAGAGCTTCATGCACGGGTTATCCTCAGCAACATCTTCAAGCCGCGCCTGTTGTGGAGCAAGCTCTCCTACGATCATTTCGCGTGGGTGACGTACACGTCGCCCGAGATTGCAACCTTCGGACTCTCTGAAGACGCGCTTAAGAAGCGGGGCGTTTCGTTTAAGACGTTAGCAATGGATTTTTCGGATGACGACCGGTCCATCACGGACGAGGCGACGGAAGGGAAGCTCGTGATCTTTCTTGGAACGCGAGGGAGAAAGAAGGGGCGCATCCTTGGCGGCTCAATCGTCGCGCAGAACGCGGGGGAGCTGGCTCAAGAGCTCATCTTGGCTATGACGACGCGAACCCCGGTGAAAGCGCTCTTTGGCAAGACCTACCCGTACCCAACAGCCAGCAGGGTTAATCGGCAGGTCATCGCGAAAGATTTTGCCGGGAAGCTCACTCCGTTCGTGAAGCGCGTGCTTCACTTGTTGTACCGGTGA
- the pgl gene encoding 6-phosphogluconolactonase — MKRGVIVYEARTKEDLWKRAARELASFIRDTVDERGTCILALCGGRSAPGVFTYLRSEEGVPWRTVHIFLVDERLVPLHHKESNARLLNEHLTSPLVNEGVLDDAQVHVFRQESGVEGYARSLQARGGRFDVVLLSAGEDGHVAGLYPNHHSVEDEADFFITMHDSPKPPRARMSASRKLLERSGRAVVLFSGVEKRRAFKRFQEEQVPVKECPAKVVMKAGACSVFVTDAG, encoded by the coding sequence ATGAAACGAGGAGTTATCGTTTACGAGGCAAGGACGAAAGAAGATCTTTGGAAGCGCGCAGCGAGGGAGCTCGCCTCATTCATAAGGGACACCGTCGACGAGCGGGGAACGTGCATTCTTGCTTTGTGCGGCGGGAGGAGTGCTCCTGGTGTCTTTACGTATTTGCGGTCGGAGGAAGGCGTGCCATGGAGAACGGTTCATATCTTCCTCGTTGACGAGCGCCTCGTCCCCTTACATCATAAAGAGAGCAACGCCCGCCTCTTGAACGAGCACCTCACAAGCCCGCTCGTGAACGAAGGCGTGCTTGACGATGCACAAGTGCACGTGTTTCGGCAAGAAAGCGGAGTGGAAGGGTATGCTCGCTCGCTTCAAGCACGTGGTGGGCGCTTCGACGTTGTCTTGCTCTCTGCGGGGGAAGACGGGCACGTCGCCGGCCTCTACCCGAATCATCACTCGGTTGAAGATGAGGCCGACTTCTTCATTACTATGCACGACAGCCCCAAGCCTCCCCGGGCGAGGATGAGTGCTTCTCGCAAGCTTTTAGAGCGCTCTGGAAGAGCAGTGGTGCTCTTCTCAGGAGTTGAGAAAAGGCGTGCTTTCAAGCGTTTTCAGGAAGAGCAGGTTCCGGTCAAGGAATGTCCTGCAAAGGTGGTGATGAAGGCGGGTGCGTGCTCCGTGTTCGTGACTGATGCAGGGTAG